The Gemmata palustris genome includes a region encoding these proteins:
- a CDS encoding beta strand repeat-containing protein yields the protein MTPKSFVRLFARNASKSSRAHKTPQRFQLDLLSLEDRSTPAQLWVASAGAMSILQDVGPVGLSAGDTVRVALPNAQFTDCTFGTTAFNTLDSAVQTANGNADTSNSIRLLGGTYTLGGSQLAITKNLDLVGYGPGTTTVRAGSNTQTGSGSPTADTSAALLVNRGVALNISSMTLDGGAGSGLNVPILVKFTNSGSGTAVTSVLSDVIVQNVGTTGGAAGTGVLVAHGNVRVMNSLIQNTDTYGILYSGSGATGAVTGTTLFGQGVGIRANVGIGAQDSGPVTIQGNTFQNFLGTTGLADSAGVSVQGAVLSVPVVDIENNQFSANRIGVGVGLSLNLGSTTIRNNNFLNSTVAGISSLTGATLSGLQNFIQSTVFGAQGVVGLLGSTLLGTAATITSSPLTSATVAVTTGVLNGRVTDTTTGNGVAGVTVYLDANLNGLRDQTEIAITTDANGNFTFSGLPVLNLSSPTGFRIKLEVPSGATAGGTGTVNVNLNPLQLSVSGLNLNVTIPSSGNGGGGNNGGNNGGNNGGGNGGGTGGGGTGGGGTGGGGTGGGTGTGGGTGTGGGTTNSGGTTAGTPQGPGRPTDGSSLHFSAGAAGSGAEPRVIVYNPDGSVRFNFLAFDANFKGGVRVATGDINRDGVDDIIVGAGAGAGPHVKVFDGATGELIRSFLAFDAKFKGGVAVASADVNRDGFDDLIIGAASGSAPHIKVFDGATGAEQMSVMAFDASFKGGVTVAGGDVNGDGWEDVIVGAAPGAGPHVRVFSGRDQSLMQSFFAFSPAFAGGVTVTAGDVNGDGRAEVIVGAGAGADPRVSVFDGTSGRLVRSFLAFAPTFRGGVNVGFVVSADGDNSILTGAGTGGHAHIQEFDAGDGSPEESYFAWDTTDMSAIRVS from the coding sequence ATGACGCCCAAATCTTTCGTTCGACTTTTCGCGCGTAACGCTTCAAAATCGTCCCGCGCGCACAAGACGCCCCAGCGGTTCCAACTCGACTTACTTTCCCTTGAGGACCGCTCGACCCCGGCACAACTCTGGGTCGCGTCCGCGGGGGCAATGAGCATCCTTCAGGACGTCGGCCCCGTCGGGCTCAGCGCGGGGGACACCGTGCGCGTCGCCCTGCCGAACGCGCAGTTCACGGATTGCACCTTCGGCACCACCGCGTTCAACACCCTCGATTCCGCCGTACAAACAGCCAACGGCAACGCGGACACATCGAACTCGATTCGGCTGCTCGGGGGCACCTATACCCTCGGCGGTTCGCAGCTCGCGATCACAAAGAACCTCGACCTCGTGGGGTACGGTCCCGGTACGACCACGGTTCGGGCGGGTTCCAACACGCAGACCGGCAGCGGCAGCCCGACCGCGGACACCTCGGCCGCGCTCCTCGTGAACCGCGGAGTGGCACTCAACATCAGTTCGATGACGCTCGACGGCGGGGCCGGATCGGGGCTGAACGTTCCGATTCTGGTCAAGTTCACTAACAGCGGTTCGGGGACCGCGGTGACGAGTGTCCTGAGCGACGTGATCGTCCAAAACGTGGGTACAACGGGAGGGGCTGCGGGTACGGGGGTACTCGTGGCCCACGGGAACGTTCGGGTCATGAACTCCCTCATTCAGAACACCGACACTTACGGTATCCTCTACAGTGGTTCCGGGGCAACGGGCGCCGTCACCGGGACCACGTTGTTCGGCCAGGGCGTGGGCATACGTGCCAACGTCGGGATCGGGGCGCAGGACTCGGGCCCCGTCACCATTCAGGGGAACACGTTCCAGAATTTCCTCGGCACGACGGGGCTCGCGGACTCGGCCGGTGTGTCCGTGCAGGGGGCCGTTCTATCGGTGCCGGTGGTGGACATCGAGAACAACCAGTTCAGTGCGAATCGTATCGGGGTCGGGGTCGGGCTCTCGTTGAACTTGGGCTCGACCACCATCCGCAACAACAACTTCCTGAACAGCACCGTCGCGGGGATTTCGTCCCTTACGGGCGCGACGCTGAGCGGCCTCCAGAACTTCATCCAGAGCACCGTTTTCGGCGCGCAAGGCGTGGTCGGCCTACTCGGGAGCACACTGCTCGGGACCGCGGCGACGATTACCTCGTCGCCGCTGACTTCCGCCACTGTTGCCGTGACGACCGGTGTGCTGAACGGTCGGGTGACCGACACCACGACCGGCAACGGCGTGGCCGGGGTCACGGTGTACCTCGACGCGAACCTCAACGGGCTCCGGGACCAGACCGAGATCGCCATCACAACGGACGCCAATGGGAACTTCACGTTCTCCGGCCTTCCGGTGCTCAACCTGTCATCTCCGACCGGGTTCCGGATCAAACTGGAGGTGCCGTCGGGCGCGACCGCGGGTGGGACGGGCACGGTAAATGTGAACCTGAACCCGCTCCAACTTTCGGTCTCGGGTCTGAACCTGAACGTCACGATTCCCTCGAGTGGGAACGGCGGTGGCGGTAATAACGGCGGTAACAACGGCGGTAACAACGGCGGGGGGAATGGAGGCGGCACGGGCGGGGGTGGCACGGGTGGGGGTGGCACGGGTGGGGGTGGCACCGGAGGTGGAACGGGGACTGGTGGGGGCACCGGGACCGGAGGCGGGACCACCAACTCGGGAGGTACCACCGCCGGCACTCCCCAGGGGCCGGGACGCCCAACAGACGGGTCGAGCTTGCACTTCTCCGCAGGGGCTGCTGGCTCCGGCGCGGAACCGCGTGTGATCGTGTACAACCCGGACGGATCGGTCCGGTTCAACTTCCTGGCTTTCGACGCAAACTTCAAGGGCGGGGTTCGCGTCGCGACGGGAGACATCAACCGAGACGGCGTCGATGACATTATCGTCGGTGCCGGTGCCGGTGCCGGGCCGCACGTCAAGGTGTTCGACGGGGCCACGGGTGAGTTGATCCGCAGTTTCCTGGCGTTCGATGCGAAATTCAAGGGGGGCGTTGCGGTCGCGTCCGCGGACGTCAACCGCGACGGGTTCGACGACCTGATTATTGGCGCCGCGTCCGGGTCCGCGCCGCACATCAAGGTGTTCGACGGGGCCACGGGCGCCGAGCAAATGAGCGTCATGGCGTTCGACGCGAGCTTCAAGGGCGGCGTGACGGTGGCCGGCGGCGACGTCAACGGGGACGGGTGGGAGGACGTGATCGTCGGAGCCGCCCCCGGGGCCGGGCCGCACGTGCGCGTGTTCAGCGGGCGCGATCAGTCGCTCATGCAGAGCTTCTTCGCCTTCAGCCCGGCTTTCGCCGGTGGGGTGACCGTGACCGCGGGCGACGTGAACGGGGACGGGCGCGCGGAAGTGATCGTCGGGGCCGGTGCGGGCGCCGACCCGCGTGTGAGCGTGTTCGACGGAACATCCGGGCGCCTTGTTCGCTCGTTCCTGGCCTTTGCTCCCACGTTCCGTGGGGGCGTGAACGTCGGGTTCGTGGTAAGCGCTGACGGTGACAACTCCATCCTCACCGGTGCCGGAACGGGGGGGCACGCTCACATTCAAGAGTTCGATGCGGGCGACGGGAGCCCGGAGGAATCGTACTTCGCTTGGGACACGACGGACATGAGCGCGATCCGTGTGAGCTAG
- a CDS encoding response regulator transcription factor, whose translation MNRTKVVLADDHAILREGLRALISIQADLEVVGEAATGLEAIDRVQETIPRVLCLDLSMPGWGSGPTIARVNQVSPRTRVLVLTMHNDPAYVRSALAAGAAGYFLKSSPSHELLAAIRATATGARVIDSALQGVLEDAPPPAGLPQFSRRETEVLEHLVKGHTHQEIADLLFLSVKTVETYRARLREKTGLKSRADFVRYGLDAGLLNAPEAVTDSLPED comes from the coding sequence ATGAACCGTACCAAAGTGGTTCTGGCCGACGACCACGCGATCCTGCGCGAGGGGCTGCGCGCGCTGATTAGCATACAAGCCGATTTGGAAGTCGTCGGCGAAGCAGCGACGGGGTTGGAGGCCATCGACCGGGTCCAGGAGACGATACCGCGCGTGCTCTGCCTCGATCTGTCGATGCCCGGGTGGGGGAGCGGCCCCACGATCGCGCGCGTGAACCAGGTGTCGCCGCGCACCCGCGTCCTGGTGCTGACCATGCACAACGACCCGGCGTATGTTCGCAGCGCGCTCGCGGCGGGTGCGGCCGGCTACTTCCTGAAATCCTCACCGTCCCACGAACTGCTCGCCGCGATTCGAGCGACCGCGACCGGCGCGCGGGTGATCGACTCGGCCCTTCAGGGCGTTCTCGAGGACGCGCCCCCGCCGGCCGGGCTGCCTCAATTCAGCCGGCGCGAGACGGAAGTACTCGAACATCTCGTCAAGGGGCACACGCACCAGGAAATTGCCGACCTGCTGTTCCTGAGCGTCAAAACGGTGGAGACGTACCGCGCGCGGTTGCGCGAGAAAACGGGGCTCAAGTCGCGCGCCGACTTTGTTCGGTACGGTCTCGATGCCGGGCTACTGAACGCGCCCGAGGCGGTGACGGACTCGTTACCCGAAGACTGA
- a CDS encoding hybrid sensor histidine kinase/response regulator → MSERPRPRDARPPDTVPARVLIVDDDERIRRFASKVVTAAGHVIEEVQSVNEALARFASASYDVALVDLNMPGRSGLDLLAALADQKIDVVPILMTGTTDVGAAVTGIQRGAFDYIAKPVDPAALCWAIERAARVAHARRREHILESVVSEWAATFDACPDMLMILDRDGRVVRANEAVARVTGVPRAQLAGALVEDLFPGELGGAIRARQQLSSRADADPTATTREHDPVLDSHFLLSANPIRTNSTTCAVVVRDVTLLVRREEERKRLLQRVLTVQEDERGRIARELHDGIGQALVSLAVGLATIEGEVTCERVPRLRQIAAESLDEVRRLAHGLRPTVLDDMGLTAALKRLTETFTRVHSVRAELLVPEGDGLRLPKDVESALYRIVQEALANVAKYAHARTVDVVLEIDGFARVSITDDGVGFQAPRGSNGATGLGLRGMEERAHLLGGTFRVESVAGRGTTIDVRVPISEGVR, encoded by the coding sequence ATGAGTGAGCGCCCCCGCCCCAGAGATGCTCGTCCCCCAGATACGGTTCCCGCGCGCGTTCTGATCGTTGACGACGACGAGCGCATCCGGCGCTTCGCCTCCAAGGTCGTGACCGCTGCGGGGCACGTGATCGAAGAAGTGCAGAGCGTCAACGAGGCCCTGGCCCGGTTCGCGAGCGCGAGCTACGACGTCGCTCTCGTCGACCTGAACATGCCGGGCCGAAGTGGTTTGGACCTGCTCGCGGCACTCGCGGACCAGAAAATCGATGTGGTCCCCATTCTTATGACCGGGACGACCGACGTCGGCGCGGCCGTGACCGGGATACAGCGCGGGGCGTTCGACTACATCGCGAAGCCGGTCGATCCCGCGGCCCTGTGTTGGGCGATCGAGCGCGCGGCACGGGTCGCGCACGCCCGGCGCCGGGAGCACATCCTGGAATCGGTCGTGTCCGAATGGGCGGCCACGTTCGATGCGTGCCCGGACATGCTCATGATCCTCGATCGCGATGGGCGCGTGGTGCGCGCGAACGAGGCCGTCGCCCGGGTCACCGGAGTACCCCGCGCACAACTCGCCGGAGCACTCGTTGAGGATCTGTTCCCTGGGGAGCTGGGGGGCGCGATCCGGGCGCGCCAGCAACTCTCCTCGCGCGCGGACGCCGACCCGACCGCAACGACCCGCGAACACGACCCGGTCCTTGACAGTCATTTCCTTTTAAGTGCGAATCCGATCCGAACCAACTCCACCACGTGTGCCGTTGTCGTGCGCGACGTCACTCTGCTCGTTCGGCGCGAGGAAGAGCGGAAGCGCCTACTGCAGCGTGTACTCACCGTCCAAGAGGACGAGCGCGGGCGCATCGCGCGCGAATTGCACGACGGGATCGGGCAAGCGCTGGTTTCGCTGGCCGTCGGGCTGGCGACGATTGAGGGCGAGGTGACGTGCGAGCGCGTGCCGCGCCTGCGCCAGATCGCGGCCGAGAGCCTGGACGAGGTCCGGCGCCTCGCGCACGGGCTGCGCCCGACCGTACTCGACGACATGGGGCTCACCGCGGCGCTCAAGCGCCTCACCGAAACGTTTACTCGCGTCCACTCTGTCCGCGCGGAGCTACTCGTTCCCGAGGGGGACGGATTGCGGCTCCCCAAAGACGTCGAGTCGGCCCTCTATCGGATCGTTCAAGAGGCTCTGGCGAACGTCGCCAAATACGCTCACGCGCGAACCGTGGACGTTGTTCTGGAGATCGACGGGTTCGCGCGCGTGTCGATCACGGACGACGGGGTCGGGTTCCAGGCCCCCCGTGGCTCGAACGGCGCCACCGGCCTGGGGTTGAGAGGGATGGAGGAGCGCGCGCATTTGCTCGGTGGGACGTTTCGTGTCGAGTCGGTCGCCGGGCGCGGCACCACGATCGACGTTCGAGTTCCGATTTCTGAGGGAGTGCGATGA
- a CDS encoding AAA family ATPase, whose protein sequence is MPTLLVGPTRQNLLLSRLGDLLQSRPGVGGLELVTFDRAAERAQKGGFELVFVILASDCVAESLEVVRALRATGTHVLVVGPATDPKLILGAMQAGGDRFLDQDELEPALDSELTRLNLTSGAEARQLIGVLSASGGCGASTIAVNLAVVLAKKYGRCNLIDLNVNKADLAPLLDLKPQYTLSNLCQNEDRLDRTMYEKLLTIHPSGTALLAGPRFHEEARALTIYGVEQAVSLACEAFSQVVVDLEDCIHDEQVAVLGRADRILLVCRLDFTAIRNARRAMDHLAARGVPRDRIEVVMNHTGLPNELSVDDAEMALGVKVTHLIPHAPGEMGWATNVGIPAALKDDRAPVVQSIAKLVGLDAPVPPAPDLRARFGAFYRERVLPWVRTLRARFNSPAPVPAPPLAAETKVCYEPISPPEPAADSRACAF, encoded by the coding sequence ATGCCCACCCTACTCGTCGGCCCCACGCGGCAAAACTTGCTCCTGAGCCGGCTCGGGGATCTGCTCCAATCGCGCCCAGGGGTCGGGGGCCTCGAACTCGTGACGTTCGACCGGGCCGCGGAGCGCGCCCAAAAGGGCGGGTTCGAGTTGGTGTTCGTAATTCTGGCGAGCGATTGCGTGGCCGAGTCGCTCGAAGTCGTCCGCGCCCTGCGGGCCACGGGCACCCACGTTCTCGTGGTGGGACCGGCGACCGACCCGAAACTGATCCTGGGGGCGATGCAAGCCGGCGGGGACCGGTTCCTGGACCAGGACGAACTGGAACCGGCCCTCGACAGCGAGCTCACCCGGTTGAACCTGACGAGCGGGGCCGAGGCCCGGCAGTTGATCGGCGTTCTGTCCGCGTCGGGCGGGTGCGGGGCGAGCACCATTGCGGTGAACCTCGCCGTTGTGCTCGCGAAAAAGTACGGGCGCTGCAACCTGATCGATCTGAACGTGAACAAGGCCGATCTCGCGCCGCTCCTCGACCTGAAGCCCCAGTACACGCTCTCGAATCTTTGCCAGAACGAGGACCGGCTCGACCGGACGATGTACGAGAAGCTCTTGACGATCCACCCCTCGGGCACCGCGCTGCTCGCCGGGCCGCGGTTCCACGAAGAGGCGCGGGCCCTCACGATCTACGGAGTGGAACAGGCCGTTTCGCTCGCGTGCGAGGCCTTCTCCCAAGTCGTCGTGGACCTGGAGGACTGTATTCACGACGAGCAGGTCGCGGTCCTGGGACGCGCCGACCGGATCCTCCTCGTCTGCCGACTCGATTTCACCGCGATCCGGAACGCCCGGCGCGCGATGGACCACCTCGCCGCGCGGGGCGTTCCGCGCGACCGGATCGAGGTGGTTATGAACCACACGGGCCTACCGAACGAGCTCTCCGTGGACGACGCGGAAATGGCACTCGGGGTGAAGGTGACGCACCTGATCCCGCACGCCCCCGGAGAAATGGGGTGGGCCACAAACGTGGGGATCCCGGCCGCGCTCAAGGACGACCGGGCGCCGGTGGTCCAGAGCATCGCCAAACTGGTCGGTCTGGACGCCCCGGTGCCCCCGGCCCCGGACCTGCGCGCCCGGTTCGGCGCGTTTTACCGCGAGCGCGTGCTGCCCTGGGTCCGCACCCTGCGCGCGCGCTTCAACAGCCCGGCCCCGGTCCCCGCCCCGCCGCTCGCGGCGGAAACGAAGGTGTGCTATGAACCGATTTCCCCCCCGGAGCCCGCTGCCGATTCCCGAGCGTGTGCGTTCTGA
- a CDS encoding CpaF family protein, whose protein sequence is MNRFPPRSPLPIPERVRSDAPVAQSDGSDDVRRFKAQLHRRLVVGMDLSALNAMSRDQLRQEVRRVAEELCQRSPNLLNQQERERLVNEVLDETFGLGPLETLMRDPTISDILINGPHTVYVERGGRLELTDVRFTDAAHLLHIVQRMVTQTGRRVDETCPMVDSRLPDGSRINAIIPPLALDGALVSIRRFSATPIRAADLVANRSVPQEMMEFLEVCIRARLNIVVSGGTGSGKTTLLNALSAFIPANERVITIEDAAELKLQQPHIGRLETRPNNIEGAGAVGTRDLVRNALRMRPDRIVVGECRGPEALDMLQAMNTGHDGSLTTVHANDTREALGRLEVMVGMAGFDLPMWVIRRQIAAAVNVVVQVSRLVGGARKVVKVSEVTGTEGENFAMQDLFVFKQTGVDGDRRAQGCFHATGLRPNCMERLEAHGLTLSMDLFRKRMLQPGAR, encoded by the coding sequence ATGAACCGATTTCCCCCCCGGAGCCCGCTGCCGATTCCCGAGCGTGTGCGTTCTGACGCCCCCGTCGCGCAATCCGACGGATCGGACGACGTGCGCCGGTTCAAGGCCCAGTTGCACCGCCGGCTCGTGGTCGGGATGGACCTGTCCGCGCTCAACGCGATGTCCCGCGACCAGCTCCGGCAGGAGGTGCGCCGGGTCGCGGAGGAACTGTGCCAGCGCAGCCCGAACCTGCTCAACCAGCAGGAGCGCGAGCGCCTGGTCAACGAGGTGCTGGACGAAACGTTCGGGCTGGGCCCGCTCGAAACCCTGATGCGCGACCCGACGATCAGCGACATCCTGATCAACGGCCCGCACACGGTCTACGTCGAGCGCGGCGGGCGCCTCGAACTGACCGACGTGAGATTCACCGACGCGGCCCACCTGCTCCACATCGTGCAGCGCATGGTCACCCAGACCGGGCGCCGCGTGGACGAAACGTGCCCGATGGTGGACAGCCGGCTCCCGGACGGGAGCCGCATCAACGCCATCATCCCGCCGCTCGCGCTGGACGGGGCGCTGGTCTCGATCCGCCGGTTCAGCGCGACGCCGATCCGCGCCGCCGACCTGGTCGCGAACCGGTCCGTGCCGCAGGAGATGATGGAGTTCCTCGAGGTGTGCATCCGCGCCCGCCTGAACATCGTGGTGTCCGGCGGGACCGGGAGCGGGAAGACGACGCTCCTGAACGCGCTCTCCGCGTTCATCCCGGCCAACGAGCGGGTCATCACCATCGAGGACGCGGCCGAACTGAAGCTCCAGCAGCCGCACATCGGCCGGCTCGAGACCCGGCCGAACAACATCGAGGGCGCGGGGGCCGTCGGGACCCGCGACCTCGTGCGCAACGCCCTCCGGATGCGCCCGGACCGGATCGTGGTCGGCGAGTGCCGCGGGCCGGAAGCGCTGGACATGCTGCAGGCGATGAACACCGGGCACGACGGGAGCCTGACCACGGTCCACGCGAACGACACGCGCGAGGCGCTCGGCCGGTTGGAGGTGATGGTCGGTATGGCCGGGTTCGACCTCCCAATGTGGGTGATCCGGCGCCAGATCGCCGCGGCCGTGAACGTCGTGGTGCAGGTGAGCCGCCTGGTCGGGGGGGCGCGGAAGGTGGTGAAGGTGTCCGAGGTGACCGGCACCGAGGGCGAGAACTTCGCAATGCAGGACCTGTTCGTGTTCAAACAAACCGGGGTGGACGGCGACCGCCGCGCGCAGGGGTGCTTCCACGCGACCGGGCTGCGGCCCAACTGTATGGAGCGCCTGGAGGCGCACGGGTTGACGCTCTCAATGGACCTGTTCCGCAAGCGCATGCTCCAGCCCGGGGCGCGCTAG
- a CDS encoding type II secretion system F family protein, with protein sequence MLQIGIFVAVTAGSLTLFRLAAERWAPARSRFRRRLAEEFRGDGARDVPSPLYKTLDILDAPAGGDQAPAGTGTGANRPADSWRVRGDEFLRQAGTALSARQFLGIVVCAAAGGGVLGLVSGGAVVGCVAGCAGAVAPLVVANVRRKARREKYVAQIVGAFELMARVLRAGQSVPEAFRAAVESFGDPLRGEFGRCLHQIEHGLRPETALRELSQRAGVLELQIFVVTMNVQRQTGGNLSEVLDRLAGVVRTRLRMRQKIRALTAEGRLQSFTLTVMPVVTFGVMYALNREYAEALFTQWRLLLLAVACMSAGTFWIRNIMNFEG encoded by the coding sequence ATGTTGCAGATCGGTATCTTCGTCGCGGTGACCGCCGGCTCGCTGACCCTGTTCCGGCTCGCGGCCGAGCGGTGGGCACCGGCACGGTCCCGGTTCCGCAGGCGCTTGGCCGAAGAGTTCCGCGGTGACGGCGCCCGAGACGTCCCGAGCCCGCTGTACAAGACGCTCGACATCCTCGACGCCCCCGCCGGCGGGGACCAAGCGCCCGCAGGAACGGGCACCGGTGCGAACCGACCGGCCGACTCGTGGCGGGTGCGCGGGGACGAGTTTTTGCGCCAGGCTGGCACCGCGCTGAGCGCGCGCCAGTTCCTCGGGATCGTTGTCTGTGCGGCCGCGGGCGGCGGGGTACTCGGACTCGTGTCCGGGGGCGCGGTGGTCGGGTGCGTAGCCGGGTGCGCGGGTGCGGTCGCTCCCCTCGTGGTCGCCAACGTTCGGCGGAAGGCCCGCCGCGAAAAGTACGTGGCGCAAATCGTCGGCGCGTTCGAGCTGATGGCCCGCGTGTTGCGCGCCGGGCAATCGGTCCCGGAGGCGTTCCGCGCCGCCGTGGAATCATTCGGCGACCCGCTCCGCGGGGAATTCGGCCGGTGCCTGCACCAGATCGAACACGGGCTGCGCCCGGAAACCGCGCTCCGCGAACTGAGCCAGCGGGCGGGAGTGCTCGAGCTCCAGATCTTCGTTGTGACTATGAACGTGCAGCGGCAAACCGGCGGGAACCTGTCGGAGGTTCTGGACCGGCTCGCGGGCGTGGTTCGCACGCGGCTCCGGATGCGCCAAAAGATCCGCGCGCTCACCGCGGAGGGGCGGCTCCAGAGCTTCACACTGACCGTGATGCCGGTGGTCACGTTCGGGGTGATGTACGCCCTGAACCGGGAGTACGCGGAGGCACTGTTCACACAGTGGCGCCTGCTCCTGTTGGCCGTGGCGTGCATGAGCGCGGGTACGTTCTGGATTCGGAACATCATGAATTTCGAGGGCTAG
- a CDS encoding type II secretion system F family protein codes for MLTVVLGALAFFAVTAGVMVAGRHLESRPSNDQRRAADRLRALADGPGAGDGDPRRGFRDTVARLGSRLVPRNGARAAALASRLALAGYRDPSVVLYYTAFQLAAVIALAGAAGGTSAALDTGWKRAAMWAPVGGAVGLIAPTFLLTSRVNKRQRAIRNALPDALDIMVLSVEGGASLNAALNWAAEEIQTVHPVLGAELVVVQREVQLGLSTGEAFRAFADRCGIEEARDLAAALLQTEKYGASVGKALRAYADSARQERQVWAEEVAQKASVKIVFPMLLCIFPAIFIVLLGPAAMQMSKIFAR; via the coding sequence ATGCTCACGGTTGTGCTCGGGGCGCTCGCGTTCTTCGCCGTGACCGCCGGGGTCATGGTCGCCGGGCGCCACCTGGAATCCCGGCCGTCCAACGACCAGCGCCGGGCCGCGGACCGCTTGCGCGCGCTGGCCGACGGCCCCGGAGCGGGCGACGGGGACCCGCGCCGCGGGTTCCGAGACACCGTCGCGCGCCTGGGCAGCCGGCTCGTGCCGCGGAACGGCGCGCGGGCCGCCGCACTCGCGTCCCGCCTGGCGCTCGCGGGCTACCGCGACCCGTCGGTGGTGCTGTACTACACCGCGTTCCAACTCGCCGCGGTGATCGCGTTGGCCGGGGCCGCGGGCGGCACATCGGCGGCCCTGGACACGGGGTGGAAGCGGGCGGCGATGTGGGCGCCCGTGGGGGGCGCGGTTGGGCTCATCGCCCCGACGTTCCTATTAACGTCCCGCGTGAACAAGCGCCAGCGCGCCATACGCAACGCCCTGCCGGACGCTCTGGACATCATGGTGCTGAGCGTGGAGGGGGGCGCCAGCCTCAACGCCGCGCTGAACTGGGCGGCCGAAGAAATTCAAACGGTTCACCCGGTTCTCGGCGCAGAACTCGTGGTTGTTCAGCGCGAAGTCCAATTGGGTCTTTCGACCGGGGAAGCGTTCCGAGCGTTCGCCGACCGGTGCGGGATCGAAGAGGCCCGGGACCTCGCAGCGGCGCTCCTTCAAACGGAGAAGTACGGGGCCAGTGTGGGGAAGGCACTACGGGCGTATGCGGATTCGGCCCGGCAGGAGCGCCAGGTGTGGGCCGAGGAAGTGGCACAGAAGGCCTCCGTCAAAATTGTGTTCCCGATGCTGCTGTGCATCTTCCCCGCGATCTTCATTGTGCTCCTGGGGCCGGCGGCGATGCAGATGTCGAAGATTTTCGCGCGCTAA
- a CDS encoding TadE/TadG family type IV pilus assembly protein: protein MVRCTPESKRPPRGAAAVELVVLLPFLALLFAAGVDFARVFRATQILQSAASSASSYATGTAWTPASTTTTADAAKAAAVTQGAALDPPLNTSQVAITATSSTVTVTVTYDFPLFCGFIVPGGKVQLQRTAIAPVALRPGD, encoded by the coding sequence GTGGTCCGATGTACTCCCGAGTCGAAACGCCCCCCTCGTGGGGCCGCGGCGGTCGAACTGGTCGTGCTCTTGCCCTTCTTGGCGCTGCTGTTCGCGGCCGGGGTCGATTTCGCGCGCGTGTTCCGGGCGACGCAAATCCTCCAGAGCGCGGCGAGTTCCGCCAGCTCTTACGCGACCGGAACCGCTTGGACGCCGGCCTCAACAACGACAACCGCGGACGCCGCGAAAGCCGCCGCCGTGACCCAGGGTGCGGCCCTCGACCCGCCACTGAACACGAGCCAGGTCGCGATCACGGCTACCAGCAGCACGGTGACCGTAACGGTGACCTACGACTTCCCGCTGTTTTGCGGGTTCATCGTGCCCGGGGGTAAAGTTCAACTCCAGCGCACAGCAATCGCCCCGGTCGCTCTGCGTCCCGGTGATTGA
- a CDS encoding TadE/TadG family type IV pilus assembly protein codes for MLLAPSPRRTGATAVETAIVLSVLFLLVCGLIIGGIGVFRHQQVTCLACEGARWASTHGGEYEKEPNTSAVSLQQIIDQAVTPKTVGMNPADVSVKVEWIDRSTDTAWDWDSAPRDMRSITPMGEYVSNTVRVTVTYRWPAGMFWGTTTMQSVCELPMSN; via the coding sequence ATGTTACTCGCCCCTTCGCCCCGGCGCACCGGGGCCACGGCCGTCGAAACCGCGATCGTTCTGAGCGTGCTTTTTTTACTGGTTTGCGGGCTGATTATCGGCGGGATCGGCGTCTTCCGCCACCAGCAGGTCACGTGTCTCGCTTGCGAGGGCGCGCGGTGGGCCAGTACGCACGGGGGGGAGTACGAGAAGGAGCCGAACACGAGTGCGGTGAGCCTGCAGCAAATCATCGATCAGGCGGTGACACCGAAGACCGTCGGGATGAACCCCGCAGACGTGAGCGTCAAGGTCGAGTGGATCGACCGCTCAACTGACACCGCATGGGACTGGGACTCGGCGCCGAGGGACATGCGCTCGATCACCCCGATGGGAGAGTACGTCAGCAACACCGTTCGCGTCACCGTTACCTACCGGTGGCCCGCCGGAATGTTTTGGGGGACGACAACCATGCAGAGCGTGTGCGAACTGCCCATGTCCAATTGA